In the Malus domestica chromosome 16, GDT2T_hap1 genome, one interval contains:
- the LOC103403078 gene encoding uncharacterized protein, producing MPRPGDTNPHFVRPYPSQTPEQLPQTSPHGPLVPLPQHHGQHPAPPILRPDWPGPHHPEPPEVEPEPIQFEQVRRPRSKHQWRHSNPAGPLVSFHPQFEEQHPLTDQQTLPLVPSVPTPHPDHEDHHPRKKHQSRKTQPVVPPVAAPYHDQEDERHPKKKQKGRKTPPIVPTGPAPYHDREDKQYPWPHGSQGQPHSRRTHPQGLLIPRPQQTNVFTWSGAICCAIFWVLIIITGLVVLIIYLVFRPRTPKFDVSSATLNAAYLDMGYLLNADVTVLANFTNPNKKVSVDFSYLIIDLYYGNTLIATQYVEPFSAERSRSMFANVHMVASQVRLGVLERQRLKKQMENNRAEFEVKGYFRARANFGKILRYSYWLHGDCRVVLTRPPDGVLVTRKCKTKH from the coding sequence ATGCCTCGCCCTGGTGACACCAACCCACATTTTGTCCGGCCATATCCGTCACAAACTCCAGAACAACTTCCCCAAACATCTCCACACGGTCCATTGGTGCCACTCCCACAGCACCATGGCCAACACCCCGCGCCACCCATCCTCAGACCAGACTGGCCTGGACCGCATCACCCTGAACCACCAGAAGTCGAGCCAGAACCAATACAATTTGAGCAAGTTCGCCGGCCCCGGTCTAAGCATCAATGGCGGCATTCCAACCCAGCGGGTCCATTGGTGTCATTCCATCCACAATTCGAAGAACAACATCCGCTGACAGACCAGCAAACCCTACCACTAGTTCCATCAGTGCCAACCCCGCACCCTGATCATGAAGACCACCATCCTCGGAAAAAGCATCAAAGCCGGAAAACCCAGCCTGTAGTTCCACCCGTGGCAGCTCCATACCATGATCAAGAAGACGAACGACATCCTAAGAAAAAGCAAAAAGGCCGGAAAACCCCGCCTATAGTTCCAACCGGGCCTGCCCCGTACCATGACCGTGAAGACAAACAATATCCCTGGCCACACGGTTCACAAGGGCAGCCGCATAGCCGACGTACTCACCCGCAGGGCTTGCTCATACCACGCCCTCAACAAACCAACGTCTTCACATGGTCCGGAGCCATTTGCTGCGCAATTTTTTGGGTTCTCATAATCATAACCGGCCTAGTGGTTCTCATAATCTATCTTGTTTTCCGTCCCCGGACTCCGAAATTCGACGTCTCTTCCGCCACGCTCAACGCAGCGTATCTTGACATGGGATATCTTCTCAATGCCGACGTTACAGTGCTGGCAAACTTCACCAACCCAAACAAGAAGGTAAGCGTCGACTTTAGCTACCTGATCATTGATCTATATTACGGAAATACCCTCATTGCCACCCAGTACGTCGAGCCCTTCTCGGCAGAGAGGAGTCGGTCCATGTTTGCAAATGTTCATATGGTGGCCAGCCAGGTGCGTCTCGGAGTGCTGGAAAGGCAAAGGCTTAAGAAGCAGATGGAGAACAATCGGGCGGAGTTTGAGGTGAAGGGGTATTTCCGGGCACGAGCTAACTTCGGAAAGATCCTCCGATACTCGTACTGGTTGCACGGTGACTGCAGAGTTGTGCTCACTAGACCTCCTGATGGAGTTCTGGTGACCAGAAAATGCAAGACAAAACACTAA